Proteins found in one Rhodothermales bacterium genomic segment:
- a CDS encoding UvrD-helicase domain-containing protein, whose product MREFQLTTDPVTATADAQAASQILDALNEAQRSAVAATDGPALIVAGPGSGKTRVLTHKVAYLLASGKAQPWQILALTFTNKAAREMKRRIEDLAGDEARGIWMGTFHSIFARLLRVEADKIGYTSDYSIYDSDDQERVLRGLMEQYNIDSRQFSARAMRSLISAAKTSMISPAEYARTASTLIQDKAAQLFQPYQETLRRSNALDFDDLLLKPLDLFRKAPETLDKYQSRWQYIYIDEYQDTNQAQYQLAQLLAAQHRNICAVGDDSQSIYAFRGADITNILSFQRDYKDALVLRLEQNYRSTQKILRLADSIIKHNEDRLEKSLWTENEEGHDVILMEAISERDEAQKIERHIRDLYVRGIRYREFAALYRTNAQSRSIEDALRRGGIPYRVFGGLSFYQRKEIKDVLAYLRLVVNPNDTASLRRVINFPTRGIGQKSVERIVDFAIAHDLTVWQAVERVGEIGLGGRAVNAVQRFASMISGFAERMESVPADELAGDVIRASGLLDELKREHTTENLIRWENVQELVSAVAEFVSNNPESGSLSTFLQEVSLVTDADLDTSSGDVVTLMTLHASKGLEYPVVFITGLEEGLFPLARMSEERKDLEEERRLFYVGVTRAEKRVFLSYARSRYRFGDQQSSIRSRFLDEIDDGLVRTEAGVEFKGRTDRFAGRSSGRIEYDDVDPHYYRRNLRGDGARSSKKSSRTQSDDRKVVYDEGEGGSIVPGVTVEHEVFGEGKVLALDGAGLQAKATVFFPEVGQKKLVLRFARLRLIE is encoded by the coding sequence ATGCGAGAATTCCAGTTGACGACGGATCCTGTGACCGCGACTGCCGACGCCCAGGCAGCGAGCCAGATCCTGGACGCCCTCAACGAGGCGCAGCGGTCGGCCGTGGCAGCGACGGACGGCCCGGCGCTGATCGTGGCCGGGCCCGGTTCGGGGAAAACCCGCGTCCTGACGCACAAGGTTGCGTATCTCCTCGCGTCCGGAAAAGCGCAGCCGTGGCAAATCCTCGCCCTGACGTTTACGAACAAGGCGGCTCGCGAAATGAAGCGGCGAATCGAAGATCTCGCCGGCGATGAAGCCCGTGGCATCTGGATGGGCACGTTCCACTCCATCTTCGCCCGCCTCCTGCGCGTCGAAGCCGACAAGATCGGCTACACCTCCGACTACAGCATCTATGATTCGGACGACCAGGAACGCGTACTCCGTGGCCTGATGGAGCAGTATAACATCGACTCCCGGCAGTTCTCGGCGCGAGCGATGCGATCCCTGATCTCGGCGGCCAAGACGAGCATGATTTCCCCGGCGGAATATGCACGCACAGCATCGACCCTGATCCAGGACAAGGCGGCGCAACTGTTTCAACCGTATCAGGAAACGCTGCGTCGGTCTAATGCCCTCGACTTTGACGACCTTCTCCTCAAACCGCTCGATCTCTTCCGCAAGGCGCCGGAGACGCTCGACAAGTATCAGTCGCGCTGGCAGTACATCTATATCGACGAGTACCAGGATACCAATCAAGCGCAGTATCAGCTTGCACAACTCCTCGCCGCTCAGCACCGGAATATCTGCGCTGTTGGCGATGACTCCCAGAGTATCTACGCTTTTCGCGGAGCGGACATCACCAACATTCTCTCGTTCCAGCGCGACTACAAGGACGCCCTTGTTCTGCGCCTCGAGCAGAACTATCGCTCGACACAGAAAATCCTTCGACTCGCCGACTCGATCATCAAGCACAACGAGGACCGACTGGAGAAGTCGCTGTGGACCGAAAACGAAGAGGGCCACGACGTTATCCTGATGGAGGCGATCTCCGAGAGGGACGAGGCACAGAAGATCGAACGCCACATCCGCGATCTCTACGTTCGCGGAATTCGCTACCGCGAGTTTGCCGCGCTCTACCGGACGAATGCACAGAGCCGTTCGATCGAAGACGCGTTGCGCCGCGGAGGCATCCCGTACCGCGTGTTCGGCGGCCTGTCGTTCTATCAACGGAAGGAGATCAAGGACGTCCTCGCGTACCTGCGTCTTGTCGTCAATCCGAACGATACGGCGAGCCTCCGGCGTGTGATCAATTTCCCGACCCGCGGTATTGGTCAGAAGAGCGTCGAGCGAATCGTCGACTTTGCGATCGCTCACGACCTCACCGTGTGGCAGGCCGTTGAGCGGGTGGGGGAGATCGGGCTTGGCGGGCGGGCCGTCAATGCGGTGCAACGCTTTGCCTCCATGATATCGGGTTTTGCGGAACGGATGGAAAGCGTTCCAGCCGACGAACTTGCGGGTGACGTGATTCGTGCCTCAGGTCTCCTTGATGAACTCAAACGGGAGCATACGACCGAGAACCTGATCCGCTGGGAGAATGTCCAGGAATTGGTCAGTGCGGTCGCTGAGTTCGTTTCGAACAACCCGGAGTCCGGTTCGCTGAGCACATTCCTCCAGGAAGTATCGCTCGTCACCGATGCTGATCTCGATACGTCGTCCGGCGACGTCGTAACCCTCATGACGCTTCACGCTTCCAAGGGACTCGAATATCCGGTCGTCTTCATTACGGGCCTCGAAGAGGGCCTCTTTCCTCTCGCGCGGATGTCCGAGGAGCGCAAAGACCTGGAAGAAGAACGCCGACTGTTTTATGTGGGCGTCACACGCGCCGAGAAACGCGTGTTTCTGTCGTATGCTCGAAGCCGCTACCGATTCGGCGATCAGCAATCCAGCATTCGGAGTCGATTCCTTGATGAGATTGATGACGGACTCGTTCGTACCGAGGCTGGAGTAGAATTCAAGGGGCGGACGGACCGATTCGCGGGCCGCTCGTCTGGTCGCATCGAGTACGACGACGTTGACCCACACTACTACCGCCGAAATCTTCGCGGCGATGGTGCGCGCTCGTCGAAGAAGTCGTCGCGGACGCAATCGGACGACAGGAAAGTGGTGTACGACGAAGGCGAGGGCGGAAGTATCGTCCCGGGAGTAACGGTGGAGCACGAAGTGTTCGGCGAAGGGAAGGTTCTTGCTCTCGATGGCGCCGGTCTCCAGGCCAAGGCGACGGTCTTTTTCCCTGAAGTAGGACAGAAGAAACTCGTCCTGCGATTTGCACGCCTCCGACTCATAGAGTAA
- a CDS encoding NupC/NupG family nucleoside CNT transporter, producing MNIVSLFGLLALLGIGWAMSYHRKEVKLRPIAWGLGLQFVLALIILRQDIWSFIGMVALGLLIVTYQMHDRQEDQPTLVLAAIVGAFLGLGGLLYYVPVSVLGPAWLILIVIALVNARFGFLGAARRYVAALLIVSGISWLVASGLHGQAIFQSFSVKVGEFLNLSDYGANFLFGNLADPQYYFPGPDGGWPGFGYLFAFKVLPTIIFFGGFMGVLYYLGVMQKLIDSLSRFMRWTIGTSGAETLSCSANIFVGQTEAPLLIRPFFEKMTNSELLTIMVGGFATIAGGVLAGYIAMGVPAGHLVAATVMSAPAALVLGKIIYPELEHSETAGDVTLPDVKVGDNAIEAASNGITDGLKLAVNVGAMLLGFIALIAVIDVFLNFVDSIVDGRWLGGAAREYAATAMSPIAQEYEGIFPGSLQTFFGTILRPLAWLMGVPWEDADEVGNLLGVKLSLNEFVSFGALGTYIQSGVIGERAIIISTYALCGFANFSSIGIQIGGISALAPSRKPDLAKVGLKAMFGGALASWTTATIAGMLL from the coding sequence ATGAATATTGTCAGTCTGTTCGGTCTTCTTGCTCTTCTGGGGATTGGCTGGGCGATGTCGTATCACCGAAAAGAAGTAAAACTCCGACCTATTGCCTGGGGACTGGGCCTCCAGTTCGTTCTGGCCCTCATCATTCTCCGACAGGATATCTGGAGCTTTATCGGAATGGTCGCGCTCGGGCTGCTCATTGTTACGTATCAGATGCATGACCGGCAGGAAGATCAGCCTACGCTGGTGCTGGCTGCGATCGTCGGCGCGTTTCTGGGTCTTGGCGGGCTGTTGTACTACGTGCCGGTTTCCGTGCTTGGACCCGCATGGTTGATCCTCATCGTGATCGCTCTGGTGAACGCCCGCTTCGGATTTCTCGGCGCGGCGCGGCGTTACGTGGCCGCGCTGTTGATCGTATCCGGGATTTCGTGGCTGGTAGCCAGCGGACTGCATGGCCAGGCCATCTTTCAGTCCTTCAGCGTGAAGGTGGGCGAATTCCTGAACCTCTCTGATTACGGGGCCAACTTTCTGTTCGGCAATCTTGCTGATCCGCAGTACTACTTCCCAGGGCCCGACGGCGGCTGGCCTGGATTTGGATATCTGTTTGCCTTCAAAGTGCTGCCGACCATCATCTTCTTTGGTGGCTTCATGGGTGTCCTGTATTACCTCGGCGTCATGCAGAAGCTGATCGATTCGCTCAGCCGCTTTATGCGATGGACGATTGGTACCAGTGGCGCAGAGACCCTCTCATGCAGTGCGAATATCTTCGTGGGGCAGACGGAGGCCCCGCTGCTCATCCGGCCGTTCTTCGAGAAGATGACCAATTCGGAGCTCCTGACGATCATGGTGGGTGGCTTTGCCACAATTGCGGGTGGTGTGCTGGCGGGTTATATCGCCATGGGCGTACCCGCGGGGCACCTTGTGGCGGCTACGGTGATGTCGGCCCCGGCGGCGCTTGTTCTGGGAAAGATCATTTACCCTGAATTGGAGCACTCCGAGACCGCTGGCGATGTCACTCTGCCCGATGTCAAAGTGGGCGACAATGCCATCGAGGCCGCATCGAACGGGATTACGGATGGTCTCAAGCTGGCGGTCAATGTCGGTGCTATGCTGCTGGGCTTCATCGCGCTCATCGCGGTGATCGATGTGTTTCTGAATTTTGTGGACTCCATTGTTGACGGACGGTGGCTCGGAGGCGCTGCACGCGAGTATGCGGCGACAGCGATGTCGCCGATCGCCCAGGAATACGAGGGGATATTTCCTGGCTCGCTTCAGACATTTTTCGGGACCATACTGCGTCCTCTGGCCTGGCTGATGGGCGTTCCGTGGGAAGATGCGGATGAGGTCGGCAATCTTCTCGGCGTGAAATTGTCGCTCAACGAGTTTGTGTCGTTCGGCGCACTCGGCACCTACATCCAGTCCGGTGTCATCGGCGAGCGGGCCATCATCATCTCGACTTACGCCCTGTGCGGTTTCGCAAACTTCTCTTCGATCGGTATTCAGATCGGAGGCATCAGCGCGCTGGCTCCGTCACGTAAGCCGGATCTGGCAAAGGTCGGCCTGAAGGCCATGTTCGGCGGTGCGCTGGCATCGTGGACGACCGCGACCATCGCGGGGATGCTCCTGTAG
- a CDS encoding energy transducer TonB — translation MRNTSLSAALSVALLTVALTGCGPGDMFTPGPPDGWMSDGNRWFLVGVDTTGLFRNLESLESMSVVGAELTYASDMQLSRRRSVALKQLARAVKLSLIALIRNEPAVVDSLFEKLVVPKLKDADLSHEPDKLVERYKKEAYRTIARHFREPRATFTLGRDIPVDYPDSLRKAGVSGRVELQVHINDKGEPDAIEKLGSVHPVLDDIAMVATTKVRWQPAYLLRIGKSYPIASWARFNVNFQTQ, via the coding sequence ATGCGTAACACGTCACTCTCGGCAGCCCTCTCCGTCGCACTGTTGACCGTCGCTCTTACCGGATGCGGCCCCGGTGATATGTTCACTCCCGGTCCGCCGGATGGATGGATGTCGGATGGCAACCGGTGGTTTCTCGTCGGCGTCGACACAACAGGTTTGTTCAGAAATCTGGAAAGCCTCGAGTCCATGTCGGTCGTGGGAGCCGAACTGACGTATGCGTCCGACATGCAGTTGTCGCGTCGGCGTTCGGTGGCGCTTAAGCAGCTCGCCCGCGCCGTCAAGCTGAGCCTGATCGCCCTGATCCGGAATGAGCCGGCCGTCGTCGACTCTTTGTTCGAGAAACTGGTCGTGCCAAAGCTGAAGGACGCCGACCTGAGCCACGAGCCCGACAAGCTGGTGGAGCGATACAAGAAGGAAGCCTATCGAACGATTGCGCGACATTTCAGGGAGCCCCGTGCGACATTCACGCTCGGCCGTGATATTCCTGTCGATTACCCTGACAGTCTTCGCAAAGCAGGGGTGAGCGGGCGAGTCGAGCTGCAGGTACACATCAACGACAAGGGCGAACCCGATGCAATTGAGAAACTGGGCTCGGTTCACCCGGTTCTCGACGACATTGCGATGGTCGCCACGACTAAGGTTCGCTGGCAACCGGCCTATCTTCTTCGCATCGGGAAGTCGTACCCCATTGCTTCTTGGGCCCGCTTCAACGTCAACTTCCAGACTCAGTAG
- a CDS encoding nodulation protein NfeD, which yields MSMLRNLTFILALLTLAGSALAQDDPGIARLPPEFGDGPVYVVPMKGMIDNALARYVDRAVSDAEADGAELIVFDIDTFGGLVDAADKIRKRILDAKPPTVGFINKNAASAGALISYACDYIVMVPGSSIGAATVVEGVGGEAAPDKYQSYMRGLMRATAEANNRDPKIAEAMVDETIEVAGISEAGKVLTLSTSEALKLLVADLSVDDLGQFYKSVGVLETAVVNHHASRVEKLLRFFASPIMQSILMLMMLGGLYFELQTPGVGFAGTMAALGAAMFFAPHYMMGLVESWEIIVFVLGVGLLLVEVFITPGFGIAGVSGVLMIFGSLLAALVANVGFQFPTGEALTSAVTTLATTSVLFVVLLFTMGKYLPRSDRFGQLVLVPQLSRSAGFTSADAHDELVGRVGVTITPLRPSGTAEFGGDRFDVTSVSDFVPAGSTVVVKRVGGGRIEVRVKPATDETSNT from the coding sequence ATGTCGATGCTACGGAACCTGACATTCATACTGGCTCTGCTCACACTGGCCGGCAGTGCGCTGGCGCAGGACGACCCCGGCATCGCGCGCCTCCCGCCCGAGTTCGGGGATGGCCCTGTTTATGTCGTACCGATGAAAGGCATGATCGACAATGCACTCGCGCGGTATGTGGATCGCGCGGTGAGTGATGCGGAGGCCGACGGTGCCGAGCTGATTGTCTTTGACATCGACACGTTTGGCGGCCTCGTCGACGCGGCAGACAAAATCCGAAAACGTATTCTCGACGCGAAGCCGCCGACGGTGGGCTTCATCAACAAGAACGCTGCGTCTGCCGGCGCGCTCATCTCGTACGCGTGCGACTATATCGTGATGGTACCCGGATCGTCGATCGGCGCGGCGACGGTGGTGGAGGGCGTCGGTGGCGAGGCTGCACCCGACAAATACCAGAGCTACATGCGCGGGCTGATGCGTGCGACCGCTGAGGCGAACAACCGAGATCCGAAAATCGCCGAAGCCATGGTCGATGAGACCATCGAAGTCGCCGGAATCTCAGAGGCCGGGAAGGTGCTTACACTCTCGACGTCCGAAGCTCTCAAACTGCTCGTCGCCGACCTGAGCGTAGACGACCTGGGTCAGTTTTACAAGTCGGTTGGCGTGCTGGAAACGGCCGTCGTAAACCATCATGCGAGTCGCGTCGAGAAACTGCTCCGGTTCTTTGCATCGCCCATCATGCAGTCGATCCTGATGCTCATGATGCTCGGCGGACTCTACTTTGAGCTCCAGACACCTGGTGTCGGTTTTGCCGGTACGATGGCGGCACTCGGCGCTGCAATGTTCTTCGCACCGCACTACATGATGGGACTAGTTGAGAGTTGGGAAATCATCGTATTTGTGCTTGGCGTCGGTCTGCTGCTCGTGGAGGTGTTCATCACTCCGGGTTTCGGAATCGCCGGAGTCAGTGGCGTGCTGATGATCTTCGGGTCGTTGCTGGCGGCTCTGGTTGCCAATGTTGGATTCCAGTTCCCGACCGGAGAAGCGCTCACCTCTGCCGTTACAACCCTGGCCACAACATCGGTGCTCTTCGTCGTGCTTTTGTTTACGATGGGGAAGTACCTGCCTCGATCGGATCGTTTTGGTCAACTTGTACTCGTTCCGCAGTTGTCCCGGAGCGCCGGATTCACATCGGCTGACGCGCACGACGAGCTGGTGGGTCGCGTAGGGGTCACGATCACACCGCTGCGGCCGTCGGGAACGGCTGAATTTGGCGGTGATCGATTTGACGTCACGTCCGTTTCGGACTTCGTCCCTGCCGGTTCGACGGTGGTCGTGAAGCGGGTCGGCGGAGGCCGCATAGAAGTCCGCGTGAAGCCCGCCACAGATGAAACATCGAACACCTGA
- a CDS encoding L,D-transpeptidase encodes MRSLCLILMSLVVASPALMAQTHVGPQPQGWIAEGTSAAIGGAAPDWMTSPEENAVYYALERTTVFATPDSSQPYVELDAGEPVDMLRFTHSWAEVKSSDGARGFVNRDALTNLWIRISKRSKTVWIHRGADVEATIPADMAYNFFLDKERRGSRVEPDHWRTPEGLYFVVSKNAQSRFYKAFVLNYPSANDARDGLSRGLISEHQYASILQAEERRTTPPMDTALGGWIEIHGEGTGARTTWTRGCVAIKNDAIDALWDTVRIGTPVLIES; translated from the coding sequence TTGAGAAGTCTCTGTTTGATACTGATGTCTCTTGTGGTCGCATCGCCTGCGCTCATGGCGCAGACGCATGTGGGGCCGCAGCCGCAAGGTTGGATCGCAGAGGGAACGTCGGCGGCTATCGGTGGAGCGGCGCCAGACTGGATGACGTCGCCCGAGGAAAACGCCGTCTACTACGCGCTCGAGAGGACGACCGTCTTTGCGACCCCAGATTCGTCCCAGCCTTACGTCGAACTCGACGCAGGCGAGCCGGTCGACATGCTGAGATTCACCCACAGTTGGGCTGAGGTCAAATCGTCGGACGGCGCCCGCGGTTTCGTGAACCGCGATGCGTTGACGAACCTCTGGATACGGATTTCCAAACGGTCCAAGACCGTCTGGATTCATCGCGGTGCCGACGTCGAGGCCACGATCCCGGCCGATATGGCCTACAATTTCTTTCTTGACAAGGAACGCCGTGGCAGCCGCGTGGAGCCCGACCACTGGCGGACACCCGAGGGACTCTACTTTGTCGTTTCAAAGAATGCGCAGAGTCGATTCTACAAGGCGTTTGTGCTGAACTATCCGTCGGCCAACGATGCGCGTGACGGGTTGTCCAGAGGGCTCATTAGCGAGCATCAGTATGCATCGATTCTCCAAGCCGAAGAGCGAAGGACGACGCCTCCGATGGATACGGCTCTGGGTGGCTGGATTGAGATCCACGGAGAAGGAACCGGTGCGCGAACAACCTGGACCCGTGGTTGCGTTGCTATCAAGAACGACGCGATCGATGCGCTGTGGGACACCGTTCGAATTGGCACGCCGGTGCTCATCGAGTCGTAG